CTCTGATGCTGTTGCCGCTGAACGTGTCTGTTTCCGCTCTCTTGTGGCGAGCATTCATAATAGGCATGTTCCTCGATATCCTTAGTGGAGTACCCGGGCTGCATGCCGCATCATTGACGGCTACGGCTTTCGTCCGCAACGGGCTGGCACGTCCTTTCTTGGAAAAGGATTCGGACTTGGGGTATCCACCGTCGGCACGGAATCTGAAAGTCGGTATATATGTATTCGTGCTGGAGCTTACCATCATACATCATCTGCTCCTTTTCATTCTGGACTCGTGGAGCCTGTCGAGTGTGCCGTATATGCTGCTTCGTACAGGAGCAAGCATCCTGCTGACTTATCTGCTATTGCTTATTATGAACTCGCTTTTCGGCAAGAGACTCAAAATGCCAGAAAATGAGTAAACAGCGGAAAGATCCCAACGAAAAACATCGTTTCCTATTGGTGATAGCCACTATCTGTGTGGTATTCATCTATGCGATACGCCTTTTCTATTTGCAAATCCTAAGTCCGAACTATAAGGCTCGTGCCGATAGCAATGCTTTCTATCAGAAGCCTGTATATCCTTCGCGTGGGGTGATATACGACCGCAACGGAGAGCTCCTCGTGTATAACGAACCGGCCTATGACCTTGTAGCCGTGACGAAAGAGGTAGGCGAATTCGATACCCTTGCCCTGTACCAGACCTTGAATGTGGAGCCGGAGTATGTACGCAAGCGTTTTCAGGACATAAGGGATCGTCGTATCAACCCCGGCTATTCGCCTTACGTACCTCAACTCCTGCTGGCGCAATTGAACCCTCGCGAAGCGGGACGTTTTCAGGAGCAGCTGTTCAAATTCCCGGGCTTTTCCATTCGTCCCCGTGCCATCCGTCAATATAAGTATCATGGAGCCGCACATGTGCTGGGCTATCTTTCCGAAGCGAATATGCGTGACTTAGAGCGCGACAGCTCGCTCATTGCCGGCGACTATGTGGGTAGAAGCGGTATAGAGCGTCAGTACGAGAAAACGCTCCGAGGCGAAAAAGGGATAGAAGTCCTGCTTCGTGACGCTCGCGGTCGTATCAAAGGACACTACTCCGATGGCAAATACGATTCGCCGGCCATTCCCGGACGCGATCTGACCCTTTCGATCGACAGCAAGCTACAGACACTGGGCGAACAGCTGATGCAGGGGAAGCGCGGAGCTATAGTAATGATCGAACCGGAGACGGGGGAAGTACTCTGTCTCGTCTCTTCACCCTCCTACGATCCCTCGCTACTTGCCGGTAAGGACAGGGGGAAAAATCATCTGGAGATGGAACATGATCGAAACAAGCCCCTGTATGCCCGTGCCATTCAGGCCACCTATCCTCCCGGCTCCACTTTCAAACCGGCACAAGGGGCTATCTTTCTGCAGGAAGGGGTGATCAGGCCTACGGATGCTTTTAGCTGTTATCACGGTTTCCCTCCCCTGAACAACAGACCGGCCTGTCACAGCCACGGCTCTCCGCTCAGTCTGGTGCCGGCATTGGCCACCAGCTGTAATGCCTTCTTCTGCTGGGGGCTTCGTGCCATGCTGGACAGCAGGCGGTTCTATCCTTCCGTTCAGGAGGCATTCGAGCATTGGAAGAACAGGATCGTCGGACTGGGGTTCGGCTACAGGCTTGGACTGGATCTGCCCGGGGAGAGGCGAGGCTATATCCCCAACAGCAAGGTGTACGACAAGGCTTATAAGGGGCGATGGAATTCCTCCACCATTATTTCCATCTCGATCGGTCAGGGCGAAATCCTGGCCACTCCGCTCCAAATAGCCAATCTGGGTGTCATCATTGCCAACAGGGGACGCTATCGCCGTCCGCATGTGGTGAAAGCCATTCAGGGGATCCCCCTCGATACAGCTTATACGAACTGGCAGAATAGCGGCATCAGTCCGGCGAATATGGAGTATATAGTAGAAGGAATGGCGAGAGCCGTAACGGGCGGAACCTGTCATGCAGCCAACTTCGCCCCGGGGGAAATAGAGGTATGTGGCAAGACGGGTACAGCCGAGAATCCTCACGGTAAAGACCACTCGGCTTTCCTTGGCTTTGCCCCTCGCAACAATCCGAAGGTGGTCGTATCCGTCTATGTGGAGAACGGCGGCTTCGGAGCCGTGTACGGAGTCCCCATCGGACGAGTAATGATGGAGTATTATCTCCGCGAAGGCAAACTGTCTCCGGAGGGCGAAGCCGTGGCCACGAAGATGTCCAACACTGCAATTCACTACAGCAATGTCTTTTAAGAGAGATCGAGGCGATTATAAGGGACGGATCGATTGGTTTACCATCATTCTGTATCTGCTGCTCGTCGTGGCCGGTTGGTTTGCTGTCTGCGGCGCAAGTTACGACTTCGACATATCCCACCTTTTCATGATGGGCGGTCGTCCGATGATGCAGCTCCTGTGGATCGGTCTCGCGGTGGTGATAGGCTTTATGGTTCTGCTCATGGAGACGGATATTTTCGAGTCGCTGGCTCCCGTCTTCTATGCCGCCATGTTGGGGCTTTTGGCTCTGACCATACTGATAGCTCCGGATATAAAAGGCTCGCATTCGTGGCTGGTGATAGGACCGTTGCGACTCCAGCCGGCCGAATTTGCCAAGGTGACTACAGCCCTCTTCCTGGCATGGAAGCTGAATCAGAACGACTTCGTCCTGCAGGGAATGAAGGCCTATGCCTCCACTTTTGCCATTATCCTCATCCCCGTACTGCTTATCCTGATGCAGAACGAAACGGGGTCTGCCCTCGTCTATATAGCTTTTTTCCTTGCCCTCTATCGTGAGGGAATGTCCGGCGTATTCATCGGCATTGCCTTCTGTGCCGTCCTCTTTTTCGTCACGGCTCTGAAGCTGCAAGGCGATGTGTGGTGGGGACATACGGATGCCGCCGAATGGTCTGTGGTCTCGATGGCTTTTGTGATAGGATTCTTCCTCGTGCGGATCTATACCAAGGAGCGAGGACGCTTCTATGTCGTGGCGGCAGGGCTTACTGCTGTCACCTATGCCGTAGCCATAGTGCTGTCGTACTTCGTGTCGGTGGATTTTGTCCTCGTGGCATACGGTCTCTTGGCAGCATTGATCGTATGGGCTTTGTCAATGGCCATCAAGCGGTATGTACTGTCGTATGCGCTGATAGCCGTTTTCGCCCTGTGTTCGGTGGGCTACTTCTATTCGGTGGACTATGTATTCAACAAAGTGATGCAGCCCCACCAGCAGATGCGTATCAGGGTTGCCTTGGGAATAGAGGACGATTTGCGCGGAGGAGGATACAATGTAGACCAGTCCAAGATAGCTATCGGCTCGGGCGGATTTATGGGCAAGGGGTTCCTGAAAGGGACACAGACCAAACTGAAATATGTGCCCGAGCAGGATACGGACTTTATCTTCTGTACCGTGGGCGAAGAGCAGGGGTTCTTAGGCTCCGTGCTGTTGCTGATCGGCTATGCCACGCTGATCATACGGATCGTTGCGTTGGCGGAGCGTCAGACCAAAGTCTTCTCGCGCGTCTATGGCCATAGCGTGGCGGCCATATTGCTCTTCCACCTCTCGATCAATGTCGGGATGGTGATCGGCCTGGTACCCGTTATCGGTATTCCCCTTCCCTTTTTCAGCTATGGAGGATCTTCTCTTTGGGGCTTTACCCTGTTGATCTTCATTTTTCTCCGGCTCGATGCCGACCGAGACTGCCGGTAGGGAGGAGCCGAACCTCTTCAGCCGCCGTCAGAGATGCAGGCGCAGCAGTATGACCGAGAGGTTGTGCACCGTCTGCACGGCTGCAAACAGGAAGACTGCCATATCCATCGGGCGGTAGGCTTTCCGAGGGATCGACCGGTAAATCCATCCCAACAACATAGGCCAGAGAAAGACCCAATGTCCTCCGAATATCACCGCTTCGTTCATCCCGTATCCTCCGATCACATTGACCCCTACATCCACTGACAGATATAGGAGCAGCAGCCAAACGAGCTTTTCCCTTCGCCTCAGCAAGGGGGCGGCGACAACCGTCGAGAGGAAAAGCAGCGGCACGATATACGACCAGGGCCGGCGATAGGGAGTAGGGCGCAGGGTGGTCTCTTCGTATCGGCGCGCCGGAGCCAGATCGCTGATCAGGAGCGGATGGCCGAAGTATTCGGCTACCGATTCGTCGGCTCCCTGCCGGAAGTCGAACATGCGGATGGCCAGCGTACGCGGATCGTTCTCGGGTTGTCCCTGTTTGGCCGCCCGATAGGTGAAAAGCAGGCCGATCAGCAGGACGGTGAGCGAGAAAGCTCCTGCCAAGGCTGCTCCTTTCCTGATTCGCGAGCCTATCGTCCCTTTTTCCAAAAGGAAAGCCAAGGCCGGTTTGGCCACGTTGGTCAGGGTGATTCCTCCCAGCAGAAAGGCAAACCAGCGAATGGTGCCTCCGCCGAAACTCCCACGCATCTTGTACCGAACGGACAGTACGGTGATGGAAAGGGGAAGCAGGAAGAACGAGAGCGGATAGCTCTCGATAGTGAACGGCAGGGTAAGGGCTGTGAAGCTGCCGGCCGACAGGAGGGTGACGAGCAGGCTCCTCGTCCGTCCCTGACCCGCCACGCGGCGGAGATAGGCGTAGGTGGCCGTTACGCCTGCTGCCGTGCACAACGTCATCAAGGTCAGACAAATGCCGAGAGCTAAGCTCTCTCCTCCGATTGTGACGAATCCGAACCGATTGAGGGCATAGAAGAGGTTCAGGAAGGGATGGCTTATGTCGAAGACACCTCCTGCCGTTTCGAAGCGATAGTAGTTGTCATAGCCCAGATATGCACCGATGAGTCCGTCGTGTGGCGTCAGCAGTCCGGTGGATGCGATGTGCATTGTCAGTGCTCCGTATAGCAGGCTGAGTATGCAGCATAGAACGGCTTCCTCTCGGTACCGACAGAGCAGTCTTCCGATGGCTCCCTTTCGTATCATTTCAG
This genomic stretch from Porphyromonas gingivalis ATCC 33277 harbors:
- the rodA gene encoding rod shape-determining protein RodA, whose amino-acid sequence is MSFKRDRGDYKGRIDWFTIILYLLLVVAGWFAVCGASYDFDISHLFMMGGRPMMQLLWIGLAVVIGFMVLLMETDIFESLAPVFYAAMLGLLALTILIAPDIKGSHSWLVIGPLRLQPAEFAKVTTALFLAWKLNQNDFVLQGMKAYASTFAIILIPVLLILMQNETGSALVYIAFFLALYREGMSGVFIGIAFCAVLFFVTALKLQGDVWWGHTDAAEWSVVSMAFVIGFFLVRIYTKERGRFYVVAAGLTAVTYAVAIVLSYFVSVDFVLVAYGLLAALIVWALSMAIKRYVLSYALIAVFALCSVGYFYSVDYVFNKVMQPHQQMRIRVALGIEDDLRGGGYNVDQSKIAIGSGGFMGKGFLKGTQTKLKYVPEQDTDFIFCTVGEEQGFLGSVLLLIGYATLIIRIVALAERQTKVFSRVYGHSVAAILLFHLSINVGMVIGLVPVIGIPLPFFSYGGSSLWGFTLLIFIFLRLDADRDCR
- the mrdA gene encoding penicillin-binding protein 2 — its product is MSKQRKDPNEKHRFLLVIATICVVFIYAIRLFYLQILSPNYKARADSNAFYQKPVYPSRGVIYDRNGELLVYNEPAYDLVAVTKEVGEFDTLALYQTLNVEPEYVRKRFQDIRDRRINPGYSPYVPQLLLAQLNPREAGRFQEQLFKFPGFSIRPRAIRQYKYHGAAHVLGYLSEANMRDLERDSSLIAGDYVGRSGIERQYEKTLRGEKGIEVLLRDARGRIKGHYSDGKYDSPAIPGRDLTLSIDSKLQTLGEQLMQGKRGAIVMIEPETGEVLCLVSSPSYDPSLLAGKDRGKNHLEMEHDRNKPLYARAIQATYPPGSTFKPAQGAIFLQEGVIRPTDAFSCYHGFPPLNNRPACHSHGSPLSLVPALATSCNAFFCWGLRAMLDSRRFYPSVQEAFEHWKNRIVGLGFGYRLGLDLPGERRGYIPNSKVYDKAYKGRWNSSTIISISIGQGEILATPLQIANLGVIIANRGRYRRPHVVKAIQGIPLDTAYTNWQNSGISPANMEYIVEGMARAVTGGTCHAANFAPGEIEVCGKTGTAENPHGKDHSAFLGFAPRNNPKVVVSVYVENGGFGAVYGVPIGRVMMEYYLREGKLSPEGEAVATKMSNTAIHYSNVF
- a CDS encoding DUF6080 domain-containing protein — its product is MIRKGAIGRLLCRYREEAVLCCILSLLYGALTMHIASTGLLTPHDGLIGAYLGYDNYYRFETAGGVFDISHPFLNLFYALNRFGFVTIGGESLALGICLTLMTLCTAAGVTATYAYLRRVAGQGRTRSLLVTLLSAGSFTALTLPFTIESYPLSFFLLPLSITVLSVRYKMRGSFGGGTIRWFAFLLGGITLTNVAKPALAFLLEKGTIGSRIRKGAALAGAFSLTVLLIGLLFTYRAAKQGQPENDPRTLAIRMFDFRQGADESVAEYFGHPLLISDLAPARRYEETTLRPTPYRRPWSYIVPLLFLSTVVAAPLLRRREKLVWLLLLYLSVDVGVNVIGGYGMNEAVIFGGHWVFLWPMLLGWIYRSIPRKAYRPMDMAVFLFAAVQTVHNLSVILLRLHL
- the mreD gene encoding rod shape-determining protein MreD: MIREIRFFLAAVLLVLLQVWVFNYIFLFKVATPFVYIYTLMLLPLNVSVSALLWRAFIIGMFLDILSGVPGLHAASLTATAFVRNGLARPFLEKDSDLGYPPSARNLKVGIYVFVLELTIIHHLLLFILDSWSLSSVPYMLLRTGASILLTYLLLLIMNSLFGKRLKMPENE